One Clostridia bacterium genomic region harbors:
- a CDS encoding DapH/DapD/GlmU-related protein has product MTTYIDSSVIIGQNCTIEPECVIKGNSVLEDGCVIESFSYIVNGHIGKSAVIRSSRIIDSYVGEGTTVGPNAHLRENSRVGNFARIGNFVELKNSTLGDYTKAAHLAYVGDATVGVNCNIGCGVIFVNYDGREKHRTSVGDNCFIGSNSNLIAPLTIASNCFIACGTTLTQDLANYDFAIGRPYVMIKPNRAGKYLKIPPS; this is encoded by the coding sequence TTGACAACTTATATAGATAGTAGCGTTATAATAGGGCAAAATTGCACAATAGAACCCGAATGCGTAATTAAGGGTAACTCTGTGCTTGAAGATGGTTGCGTTATAGAGAGTTTTAGCTATATTGTCAACGGTCACATTGGCAAGTCCGCCGTAATTCGTTCTAGCCGGATAATCGACTCCTACGTAGGCGAAGGCACAACGGTAGGTCCAAATGCGCATTTGCGTGAGAATAGCAGAGTGGGCAATTTTGCTCGAATAGGTAATTTTGTCGAATTAAAGAATTCTACATTGGGCGATTACACTAAGGCGGCGCATCTTGCATACGTTGGCGACGCTACCGTAGGGGTAAATTGCAATATTGGTTGCGGAGTAATCTTTGTAAACTACGACGGTAGGGAGAAACATAGAACAAGCGTGGGCGACAACTGCTTTATAGGCAGTAACAGTAATCTTATAGCGCCTTTAACAATAGCGTCTAATTGTTTTATCGCTTGCGGAACAACTTTAACGCAAGACCTTGCAAATTATGACTTTGCGATAGGTCGTCCTTATGTTATGATTAAACCAAATAGGGCGGGCAAATATCTTAAAATTCCGCCCAGTTAA
- a CDS encoding TrkA family potassium uptake protein yields MKSILVIGMGKFGTYLATKLQELNNDILVIDNNPLIIEELASKFPNAQIGDCTKPEVLETLDIPSFDVCFVAIDENFQSSLEITSLLSEMGAKCVVSKASRGTQEKFLKRNGATEVVFPDKDIAERMAVRYSANNIYDCIHLSGDHSIYELPINELWVGKTIQIVDVRKIYGINILAIKQGDNVIPSPLPSYIFKSHDHIIVLGKQQNVLKLDSKLG; encoded by the coding sequence ATGAAATCTATATTGGTTATTGGTATGGGCAAATTTGGCACTTACCTAGCTACAAAATTACAAGAGCTTAATAATGATATCTTGGTAATCGACAACAATCCGCTTATTATTGAGGAACTTGCATCTAAATTTCCAAATGCGCAAATAGGCGACTGCACTAAGCCAGAAGTGCTTGAAACACTTGATATACCCTCGTTTGACGTGTGTTTCGTAGCTATTGACGAAAACTTCCAGTCCTCGCTAGAAATTACTTCGCTACTCAGCGAAATGGGCGCTAAATGCGTAGTAAGCAAGGCAAGCCGTGGCACGCAAGAAAAATTTCTTAAACGAAACGGCGCAACCGAAGTAGTATTTCCCGATAAAGATATCGCAGAACGTATGGCGGTAAGATATTCGGCAAACAACATCTACGACTGTATACATTTAAGCGGTGACCACAGTATTTACGAATTGCCTATTAATGAACTTTGGGTGGGAAAAACAATACAAATAGTTGACGTTCGTAAAATCTACGGCATAAATATCCTTGCAATTAAACAAGGCGACAACGTCATACCTTCGCCCCTTCCCTCTTATATTTTTAAATCTCACGACCATATTATCGTGCTTGGCAAACAGCAAAACGTACTAAAACTAGATAGCAAATTAGGTTAA
- a CDS encoding SpoIIE family protein phosphatase has protein sequence MKKVKLILIQVLLLGCSILVRRASPTYAYGIFVANAYCINIWLSCVVFLLSSVFYGLNQIIITATQAVVIVVALLIHNRIGRAVNKWLMCLYMLLSLIFYFVYSSDVGVVERLIYCGSSIIFSYVCMYVFRAVFVRGLRYRLGTDELIFLATVCVAISQSFADIKVGNVAIIDIVAPFGILFLLFTYSPLSSFCFASSLGLGVALNSGQISSIAIYCVFALVSVGFYKLSKYLSALALLLSLLVLVFFFDVYGSTHYLVLLPTFLGCVVFCVFPNSLLNKAKDCFGKCAEHYSPEPIINRLRNNISRRLYELADVFYEMQLTYKSLTKRALSPEKATVAISKDVSEGICKDCPERSRCWRNNIDKTEQAFCELVTAGLDKGKATLLDIPNLLASNCMRLNTLLSAINKEVLVYKEYYQTEQNNANSKLLLGEQLGGVSTILKDLSQSCRKNLQFDREKEKLAMQELTFCHCLVKEAVVWEEDGKLLVTLTIARQDAKKDIITTIITKLASRKMFIEHIESMPNSNWDILFLKESPKYNVTFGFSFVTKQGSDISGDTHSFIRLNNDKFLLALSDGMGSGKEAQNTSNIAISLVENFYKANFDSDCILTCVNHLLASANEETFTALDICVIDLTSGFTDFIKLGSPNSVTRCGEEVQFIVGGSLPLGVLSQIKPACTKKVLKCGDLILIYSDGFADSFADKNEIAYLLQQSNVTNPQIIADELLNKAIYYNSNQPKDDITVIVARLVAC, from the coding sequence ATGAAAAAAGTTAAACTTATTTTAATCCAAGTTTTATTATTAGGTTGTTCTATACTTGTTAGACGGGCAAGTCCAACTTACGCTTACGGCATATTTGTAGCCAACGCATACTGCATTAATATATGGTTGTCCTGCGTTGTCTTTTTGCTGTCGAGCGTCTTTTATGGATTAAATCAAATTATAATCACAGCTACGCAAGCTGTGGTTATTGTCGTAGCGTTACTTATACATAATAGGATAGGGCGAGCTGTCAACAAGTGGTTGATGTGCCTATATATGTTGCTTTCCCTTATTTTTTATTTTGTCTATTCTAGCGATGTAGGCGTTGTCGAACGGTTAATATATTGCGGTAGCTCGATTATATTTTCTTACGTATGTATGTATGTGTTTAGAGCGGTGTTTGTTAGAGGGCTAAGATACCGACTAGGAACAGACGAACTTATCTTTTTAGCTACGGTTTGCGTAGCTATTTCTCAATCGTTTGCCGATATTAAAGTAGGCAACGTTGCCATTATCGATATAGTTGCGCCATTTGGAATTTTATTTCTATTATTTACATATTCCCCTCTTTCTTCTTTTTGTTTTGCTTCTTCGCTAGGACTAGGCGTTGCGTTAAATAGCGGACAGATAAGTTCTATTGCAATTTACTGTGTCTTTGCTCTTGTGTCGGTAGGATTCTATAAATTAAGCAAATATTTGTCGGCTCTTGCGCTATTGCTTAGTTTGCTTGTACTAGTGTTTTTCTTTGATGTTTATGGTTCAACGCACTATTTAGTGCTTTTGCCAACGTTTTTAGGTTGCGTTGTCTTTTGCGTATTTCCAAACAGTTTGCTCAATAAAGCAAAAGATTGTTTTGGCAAGTGCGCCGAACATTATAGTCCCGAACCGATTATCAACAGACTTAGAAATAACATCTCACGCAGACTTTACGAGCTTGCCGATGTATTTTATGAAATGCAGTTGACTTACAAATCGCTGACTAAGCGAGCGCTTTCGCCCGAAAAAGCAACTGTTGCAATTAGCAAAGACGTTAGCGAGGGCATTTGCAAGGACTGTCCCGAGCGAAGTCGTTGTTGGCGAAACAATATAGACAAGACCGAGCAAGCCTTTTGCGAATTAGTTACGGCTGGGCTTGACAAAGGCAAAGCTACCTTGCTAGATATTCCAAATTTGCTTGCGTCTAATTGTATGCGACTCAACACTCTACTTTCTGCAATCAATAAGGAAGTTCTTGTATATAAGGAATATTACCAAACCGAGCAAAATAACGCTAACAGCAAGTTGCTTTTAGGCGAGCAACTAGGCGGAGTATCCACTATTCTCAAAGATTTGTCGCAAAGTTGCCGTAAAAACTTGCAATTTGACCGAGAAAAAGAGAAGCTAGCTATGCAGGAGTTGACTTTTTGTCATTGCTTAGTTAAAGAGGCGGTTGTTTGGGAAGAAGACGGAAAACTGCTTGTAACGCTTACGATAGCTCGTCAAGACGCTAAAAAAGATATTATAACTACAATTATTACCAAACTTGCTAGTCGCAAGATGTTTATCGAGCATATCGAGAGTATGCCAAATTCTAATTGGGATATATTGTTTTTGAAAGAAAGTCCTAAGTACAACGTTACTTTTGGGTTTTCCTTTGTAACCAAACAAGGTAGCGATATTTCCGGCGACACGCACAGCTTTATAAGGTTAAATAACGATAAGTTCTTACTTGCCCTTAGCGACGGTATGGGTAGCGGTAAAGAGGCTCAAAATACTAGCAACATAGCTATAAGTTTGGTCGAGAATTTTTATAAGGCAAATTTCGATAGCGATTGTATTCTAACTTGCGTCAATCATTTGCTCGCTTCGGCTAACGAAGAAACTTTTACCGCCCTAGATATTTGCGTAATTGACTTAACTAGCGGTTTTACCGACTTTATCAAACTAGGCTCTCCCAATTCTGTCACTCGTTGTGGCGAAGAAGTTCAATTTATAGTTGGCGGTTCGCTTCCGCTAGGCGTGCTAAGCCAGATTAAGCCTGCCTGCACCAAGAAGGTTTTAAAGTGCGGTGACTTAATTTTAATTTATAGCGACGGTTTTGCCGATAGCTTTGCCGATAAGAATGAAATTGCCTACTTGCTTCAACAGTCAAATGTCACTAACCCTCAAATAATCGCCGACGAACTGCTTAATAAGGCAATTTATTACAATTCTAACCAACCAAAAGACGATATTACGGTAATTGTTGCAAGATTAGTCGCTTGTTAA
- a CDS encoding potassium transporter TrkG, which translates to MKNLATKKISSYQLIALTYMAVILVGSLLLLLPISSKDGQVTPFIDCLFTATSATCVTGLIVYDTYLHWTVFGQIVILLMIQIGGLGFMTLVTIFIMFISGKLSLSERKLFLQTAGGKNLSDTGKLISNIVKGTLIFELFGVVMLSTRFCVDFGFGEGLWISIFLSVAAFCNAGFDILGFLGEFNSLTAYTGDVIVNFTIMFLIIMGGLGFLVWGDCLRNRFKWSKYSLHTKMVLSFTAVLIVSGAGLFMLFEYNHSLKDYNFWVKLLASLFGSVTPRTAGFNTVDMASLSEAGRLLTMFLMFVGGSPGSTAGGVKTTTFLIVVFAVIANIRRRADITIGRRKVEASVLPQTIAIMGIYLSLILVSTLAILAVEPFSMSQVAFEVFSAIGTVGLTVGITSSLTIFSKIVIIILMFIGRIGVLSLAMIFSGKIAPLQLERPTEKIIIG; encoded by the coding sequence ATGAAAAATTTAGCGACTAAAAAAATATCTAGTTACCAACTAATTGCCCTAACATATATGGCGGTTATACTTGTTGGTTCGCTGTTACTACTGCTACCGATATCTTCAAAAGACGGGCAAGTGACCCCCTTTATCGATTGCTTATTTACCGCAACAAGCGCAACTTGCGTTACCGGACTAATAGTTTACGACACTTACCTACACTGGACGGTATTTGGTCAAATAGTTATTCTACTTATGATACAAATCGGCGGACTAGGGTTTATGACGCTTGTGACTATCTTTATAATGTTTATAAGCGGTAAACTCTCACTCTCCGAAAGAAAACTCTTTCTTCAAACAGCAGGCGGTAAAAATTTAAGCGACACAGGCAAATTAATTAGCAACATTGTTAAAGGCACGTTGATATTTGAGCTGTTTGGCGTAGTTATGCTGTCGACTAGATTTTGCGTTGACTTTGGCTTTGGCGAAGGACTATGGATATCAATATTCCTTTCTGTCGCCGCTTTTTGTAACGCCGGCTTTGACATTTTAGGTTTTTTAGGCGAATTTAACTCGCTTACGGCTTATACCGGCGACGTTATAGTCAACTTTACAATAATGTTTTTAATCATTATGGGCGGACTAGGTTTTCTTGTTTGGGGCGACTGCCTACGCAATCGTTTCAAATGGAGCAAATATAGCTTGCACACCAAAATGGTGCTTAGCTTTACAGCCGTACTTATCGTTAGCGGAGCAGGGCTGTTTATGCTATTTGAATATAATCACTCGCTTAAAGATTACAACTTTTGGGTAAAACTACTAGCCTCGTTATTTGGCTCGGTTACGCCTAGAACAGCGGGCTTTAACACCGTAGATATGGCGTCGCTGTCCGAAGCGGGACGGCTACTAACTATGTTTTTAATGTTTGTCGGCGGTAGCCCGGGTTCGACGGCAGGCGGTGTAAAAACTACGACTTTCCTTATTGTAGTATTTGCGGTAATAGCAAATATTCGCCGTAGAGCCGATATTACAATCGGCAGAAGAAAAGTCGAAGCGTCGGTGCTTCCTCAAACAATAGCTATAATGGGCATTTACCTATCTTTAATACTAGTATCTACCTTAGCTATACTTGCGGTAGAGCCATTTAGTATGTCGCAAGTAGCGTTTGAAGTCTTTTCGGCTATTGGCACAGTTGGACTAACAGTGGGAATTACCTCGTCGTTGACAATCTTTTCAAAAATTGTTATAATAATTCTAATGTTTATCGGTAGAATTGGCGTACTGTCGCTAGCTATGATATTTAGCGGTAAAATTGCGCCTCTGCAACTAGAACGACCTACCGAAAAAATCATAATCGGCTAA